DNA from Sphaerodactylus townsendi isolate TG3544 linkage group LG08, MPM_Stown_v2.3, whole genome shotgun sequence:
aaggcagcagaatgtcctgctgcctcgtcgtctgccctaaccctaaccccacccatgtcatcatcaacgtGGGTAAGGCCAAGGAAACCTAAGGACACCGCCCCTCAAGCCTCGCCCCCCTGGCTCCCGGCTGGCAACTGGcaattccttctgccctcccctttggggagagcagaagcaactgaggctctgtCCTTGCCTcctttgcttttaaaagcacagaggtggggctggggggcagggccatgaCCCTGAAGGGCAGAGCCCTGggcccatgcttataaaagcaaaggagccgaggatggagcctcagttgcttctggccccatcccaagccccgcccccctgaGCGTAGCGGGGGGGCACTCGGAGAACGGCTGTCTCTGAGCGCCCTTTTCCCACCATACTCCTCTGGCTCTGGTTTATTTTCTTGTGGCATACCAAGGCTCTAGCCCTGTTCAGAAGTCACAGTGAATACACATACAGTGCATACTGAATAATTTTCATCTTATATCCAACACATGTACAGCTGTACTTCTGACTGAAGCCCCACATAAATCAGGTACTGATCCCTGGTTTCATCTGTAAAGCGAACAGGTGTTTAGCTTTTTCTTACAGTTAAGTGCACATGAGTTCACTGTAACTTCTGAACACGGATTCTTTGAACTGCTATTAGATAGCAAAGTCTAGGAGTCCATGATGCTTTGATAAACAGTTACAGTTCTGATCTATAAATGTGAAAGCCTGGGAAGCACAGAAGAAATAccatgacatttttttttcaaaattagtgAAAtgctttctagggttgccagctgccaggagggggaaaaatgcctATTCTTTTAGTAATAGCTTAATAGCTTCAAAATTACTGGAAGTTTTACATCTATGTTCTGATCCTGCCAGTTTTGCCAACCTCTGGCTGGCCATCATAATTAGCAAGCTGGTTATGCCCAGGAGTCAAACCTTTAGAACTCTGAGTCCCTGCCAGAGGTTTATGAACATGTGCCCCTGAGCTCTTGGCTCAATGTTTCTGCTTAACTGGTTTAGTGCTCTGCAGTGAGTGCTCCATTGCACTTTCCTGATACTTCTGTTCCTCCCTTGCAAATGCTGGACATACCAGTGCTGGCTTGTATATCATGTTGCATAGCTCCTACTGTGGATGCTGCTATGGTTCCTGTtttgccccccaagtgaatctgttttttggtgccctgtacttggctaggacagagtgagggagacacaagccaggtttaaCAGTTCAATAGGTTTATcacttaagagaattaagaccctaactcctcccttgggtctgtctaaatcagagtacttgcttgtcttgagcagatttgaagctgtagtgtagactgtgtcttctcttggctgctttcaagaaagtccactgtgtcttgcttcctttcagtcttTCAGTCCTtttctggttctaattgctgttaaccttaacttgtgctctatggaccaccatatacatcacaaatattccagtcacCAGCTActcttggcacctcgctctgactgactggcaagagctaaaacagggaattgttgggtaaagagggaaactgcctattgggaaatgtcttaaagagacaggGGCTAACTGAAATTTCCTctcttagaagactttacaatgaactaaaaccatactatggggaaactgaagcttaatggggaaataacaaaagcctctgtgggggcattaCAATTCCAAACGCTCTCAGCTATAGCTTTCTCtctatttgtgttttatttgcccATTCTCTCTCTTGGCTTATATTTCTTGGCTTTGACTTCTTGTTGGTAAAGTGATAGGGACCCCAGACAAGAAGGGATAGACCTAAATCTAGGGTGGGGGGAATTTTTAATAtctgtttctgtttttcccctgATTGCATCCTATTTAGTTGATCTCATAGAACTGAGAGCAAGCCTCTGAGAACTGAGCCATTGCTTAGCTTCAGAGGCTCATCTCTCCAGCTGCCTAGCCACAGCCTATACAGTTTCATGAAAgctgaagaagaataagagtttggattgatacccggccattctctcctgtaagaagtctcaaagcagcttacacattccttcccttcctctcccctcaacagacaccttgtgaggtaggtggggctgagagagttttgaaggtcatccagcaggcttcatgcgtaggagcagggaaacaaatccagttcagcagataatagtccactgctcatgtagaggagtggggaatcaaacatgtaAAGGAGTGAGGAGCCAAATacggagtggggaaccaaacacggttctccagatcagtgaccaccactcttaacctcgaGACCACACTGTGGAGGGACAGAAGTTAGAGCTGGAGTCCAGAGAACTTGTGTTTATAAATATGCCAGCTGCGTTGACATTGTTGATGTAGCTGATGGGAACTGAGCAGCAGCTACAGGCAGAGAAGTGAGAGCAGTTGGCACAGTTGCTGCAGATATGATGCTTATAACTTTtaagtgtgtttttaaattgttgcttGTCATGCTTTTGGATGCTAGTCCTTCCAGTTCCATGCTGCATAATTGAAAAATCCTTCAAAAAGGATTTGATCAGAGGCCATGGTGGGACAATGACAATGAATGTACAATACCAACAAGTGCATCATATAAAGAAAGGACTTTAAAACCCAAACGGAAACGTCTTATTCAAATGGATGAATAGAAAAGCCTTCAAACATCATTTTCCAAATGTGATCGATTCTACTTTGAAACAATGATTGCCCCCATGTTTGAGAGGAAGAAATAGTAAGAAATGCAAATTGCCAGAATCAAATAAATTTGTCCAGTTACCAGAACTACTTATTTTTATTGTCATATTTATGGTAAATCCTATATATCAAAGAGATAGTCTGCTAAAAGCAGTAGTGAAATTGCTTATTACAAGTTTTTAAACTGGAACAATCATATGGATTTCAAAATAAGAGAAAGGAACAGAACTTCTATGGCGTCTTATGCTACGGTCCTCCAATTTTACTAAAAGTATCCACATTTAATTTCAGATTATGTTAAACGTTTGTATCCACGTATACCTAACAAATGAACACCCTATTTAGATGTAAAAAACCAAACATTTGCTGGAGCTAGTCTCACTAGGCTTTTCTACTTAGTGAAAAAGTTTTGGTCCACACACAAGAGGAAACAGGTGAGGCAGGCATGCAAACACTTTCTTGGTTCAATTCTAAATATAATGTTCTCTTGAAGGTAAATTATAATGTGGTCGATCTTCCTCTTCAGATGCATACTCTAAAGGCAAACCATAATTGTAATCAATTGTTACAACTGGTAACCTTTTCCCTTGATCATTTTCCGTTGAAGTTTCTTGTGGAGCTTCTCTTCCATAGTCCGCTGGAACTGAACGAACTTTCTGGTGTGCAGATGAAAGGCGGGGCATTGGCTGTGGGGGATATGGTATAAATCTACTTTTCCCTCTTTTGTTATTTCCATTTGAAAGGCGGATTCTCCTGAAATCTTTAGGACAACTATCCCTGTaacatgaaaaacaaacaaactgcaaatTCATATATAGGTTGGTAACACAGGAAGAAAATAAGTTGacctttattatttcttttcataACTATTTTGTGCAATTTCGGAAGAAGCTAGTTAGATTAAGTTTCTCCAAATGATGTATATTTTGGGGATTGTGAGCCAGTGCCATTAAAAGGGAATTTAGCaggaaaagttaattttttcTTCATCAGGAGAGCCATGTCTTAGTTTCAACACATTTAACAGAGAAAAGATTACCAATGTTGACTCTGGTGGATGTGTGCAGACAGCTCAGCCTCCAATCATGCAGGGATTTCTCTGAACCTGGATTTCTCATATCTGAAAAGGGGCAATCCTGATCTGCACATGCAATATTTCTCTTCATGGAAGAGAGCAGGAAGCCTTGTGCACACTGAGTCTGCTGTGTATATTAGCCCCGGTACAGAATTTTGTGGGCTGTAAACTAATTATGAGCAGCCATTGTAAATGTCGCAGCAAAAATAGCTAATGCGATCTCAGGCTGCATCAACAGAGGCACAACGTCCAAATCGCATGATGTCAGTCATAATCCCACTGTATATCACATTGGTCAGGTCGCATCCTGGAGTACAATGTGccattctggaggcctcacttcaaaaagaatgTGGGCAAAATGGAGTGGGTACAGAAGAGAGCAACAAGAATGATCAGGGgcttggagaccaagccctatgagaaaAGGCCGATGCTtggaaatgtttagtctggagaagaggagataaAGAGGGGACATGATTACTTTGAAAGGCTGACACTTAGTGGCGGGTAGGGAGTTGTTCCTATTGGTAGAAAGGGATacgactcgcaataatgggtttaaattacaggcagaaaggtactgACCAgatgttaggattttttttcacaatACGAGTAGTTCAGCAGTAAATGCTTAtggaggtggtgagctctcccgcattggcagtcttcaagccatggttggacaaacacttgtcagagattctttaggctgatcctgcattaagtgggggtggggtgggtgggttggaccagatggcctgcctcttccaactctatgattctatgaactccaTTGGACTTAGAAAAGTGTTTCTATGCTCAAGATAGCACTGTAAACTAGATACAGATATATCTTTTAGGTACAGATAAGGTGGGAGGAAGGAATTTGCTTTTCAAcaagaaactgaggcagaggagaagaaagaaatgaTTCTGCAAGGCTGACTTCCCAAGACAGGGCTAACTGATCTTTTCACAAGGATTATTTATTTTGTCCACAGGACTGCCTTCTGGCAAAAGAGAAAGCAGCAGGAGCATGTGTTGACTATTTGTCTGCCATTTACTGAGAAAGAATCAGTGACATGCTGCATGTAGTTGTATAAAAACTTTACCTGTAATTTCTGTTGTAATCTTCTTTATCAGAGACATAATCTCTGCAAAATAAGGAAGTATCTGGGAAATGCTCACGAGGAGGCAGAGACTGACATCTAAAAAGTACAAAACAAATAGAATACATATTAgtctaaagttaaaaaaaaaggcctggGTGTAAAAGAAATAATGTACTCTGTAAAAAATAATTTATCATATGAAAATGATCCCGTCTAAACATTACTGGTTTGCTAAAATGTGTTtaaagcaaaattgcaaatagtTATTTACTACCATTGAATTTTGATTCCATTAAAATACTGACATGATTATAATTCATCATTCTATAAACATGACAAACTATTATAATTTGCTAATGAGATAAACTCATGGCCATAAACAATTCTGTGACAGTATTTCAGACTCCTCAGACAACGCAACTCCACCAGTAAACAGACATGGATGAAAACTTAATACTTTGGATCCAGGTCTACTTCTAATTGTAGAAGGGACTGCTGTGTCCCAGATTCCCCCAGATTCCTCCCTCTAGTAGCAATCTTCCAATCAATATCTCATGTAATACCTGAGGACCCCTCAAGGGCCTAATGAGAGTGGGGCAAGCCAGAACGCTTGCCCCAGACACCAGTTGACTGGGGGATCCTGGCTATCCCTGTTGCAGTCATGCAGCCACCGCATGAAGGCTGCTTTAATTTAGTGTGAGGTGAGCAGCTAGGAAGAGACTGGGAGAAGGAacaaggccagagagggagggccTGCCTTGACTTTGTCCCCGCCCCCAGTCTCACTGTGCTCCACTTATGCTTGCCTTGCACTAAAATGGTAGGAAATTAAAGCAGACTTTGAGCTTCAGAAGtgtccggggggagggggatgtgggacacttttcttcccctctccactaCCATGGCCACCTCCACCACCCACAGGCAGCTTAAATTTGGTGGAAGTGGCCAGGAAGAGACTGGGGGCaaggacaaggccagggagggggtgccctccctgtccctccctcctctcaaCCACTTGCCTCGATGTGCCCTGGCTTCACTCCTCCCCCCGACCCCGACTTAGCTAAAAGGACTTGTCTTGGCTGCTGAGGGATCCTCAAGTGTCAAGCCAGGTCTTTTTAGTTAACTTTCCCCCTAGACTCCACTGCTCCAGGAAGGGCTGTGGAGACTTTGCTGGGCCAGCAGAATCTGGGGAGGTGCCATTTTAGGTAGTTTAGACCCCTGAATTAGAACTGGCTTTGTGGAAAAGATGCAAAATTCTAGGAAAGTGGAAAGAGGGAGGCAACAATATTCTGATGCATGAGGAAAGTTCTGCTTCTGCTATCCTGGATCCAACTCAAGACCTACAACAACCTGTTTTTCAGTTACGATAGTGAACAGCAACTGCGTTCAAAGGTAGGAATATTTTGTTTACAGTTCTTCTCACCTTTCTAAACATCCTTCATATGACACCTCATCACAAGATGAATGGTCATTAAATGGTCTCATCCCTTGTTCAGGTCTACTGTCTACAAAATCTTTCAGTTGTGCAGGCTCACTGAAATCCTCATAGAACTGACGATCATGAAAAGGCCTGCATCTCGATTCAGATTCTCTGTCGTTAAAACCTTCTAATGCCATCTCTCGTCGTCCTTCATTATCACGCTGGCGGTCAGGGAAAGGTCTCAGTCTTCGTCCACGGCCTCTGTTAACAAACTCGAAATCTCCCACAGGTGGCTGCACATCATCGTGAGGGGGATGGTCATGGAAAGGTCTCATACGTTGCCCACGTCCCATGTGGAGGAAAGGCATACGTGGTTGAAATTCATCATTCGACTGTTGGTCATAAAATGGTCTTCGTCTCTGTCCACACCCCCTACCAAGCCGCATATCTGTAGGCATATCACTGTCAGGAAAATGTCTCTGCCTCTTTCCAGGGCCCATACTAACAAGGTCCCCTCGTGGTGTACCTTCTGGAAGGTTATCATAAAACTGATGATCATGAAAAGATCTTTGCCACTGTTCCGAGTCCCTGATGGCAAAGTCTAAATCTTCCTGATGCATTTCTTCTTGATAGTCATCATAAAACTGAGATTCAGGAAAACGCCTTTCCCTTATTTGCATTAGTGGCTGCAAATCTTCTTGAAACTGGAGGTCATGATATGGTTTTCGTCGTTGTCCAGGACCCTTGTTAATAAAATCAAATTCTCTCAATTGTATCTGCCCTGGTAAGTCATCTTGGGGGTGACAATCTTCATAAACTCTTAATCTTCTTTCAGGCCTGTTCAGAAAATGAAAGGTTCTCTTGttaagaaaacaaaattgcaaaaCTAACAAAGCATTAACATGCAATGCTTTAAAAGTCTTTTAgattttaaattcaatttaatGGCATTCACCAAGcgaatattttttttgttatttgttattttgttatttttgttattaaGTCGTATTCAGACATAACTAAAAATGGTTTCATTGGTACAAGAATGAGCTGCAGAAGCATTATGGAGCTCTGACCAACAAAAGCTTTTGCTTAAATAAATGGTGTCAGTTTTTAAGGCATTACTGGACTTTAGTTTTCCTCAGACGtgcatttcctttccctttcctaccCAGAACAAAAGACAAGTTTGTCCTTTTATCTGAACATGAAGCTCTAGTTTATTCCTAGCCTAGAAGCCAGGCTTTCAAATAACAGTTTAATTCTATTTTGGCATCCAGGTTTATAGGCAAGAAACAAATCACATGCCACCTGGACAATGGTTTGTTCTGGTTCAGGACATTTTCAGTATTGAAGCTGCCTGTGAAAGGAAGGGCAGGAGAGAACAGAAGAGTAGAAGCAAGCAAGGCTGAGGACTTCggagactttaaaaaataacaacagtagTTTGTTCATTACATTTAAATACAGTATTAAATGTTAAATATTGTATTAAATGTGTCCCAaaacattattttcatttaatttaagtCTTTATTTTGTGCACTGAAAATTGAACATCATCATCTTAGCACGCATCTTTTTCTTACacacttttcatttaaaaaaaaagaaatttctaCAAAATTACCTTGGAAATTCTTCACTTGGAAATCTACCAGTAGGTTCATCCATTTCTCTTGGTAGTGGTATTTCTGTATCGACATCCCATACGTTCATTCCAAGATTGctaggaatatttttaaaagaatataagaaaaactttgcttttactgctgttttaaaaagtgacagtGAAGAAAAGGGGAGGTGTTTCTGTGTTAGTTCCATACTGGTGCATGTTATACTAGTTTCAAATATCTGATTCATGCAATGTTTTTATGAATGAATGGTCAGTTTGCTCCAGCTGAGTGTCTGAGACTCCAATTCTCACTGGAATTCACTGATATGTGAACTGATTGCTTATCAATAAGAGAATTATACCTATACACATTCAGAAGTAAGCAAAGTGCATGATTTGCTATACTCATGTGTGAAAGTCAGGGTCTGAAATTACATTGAAACAGAAGTAGCGTGATGTAAAACTTGATCAGTGTAGTCTCTACCCCTGACCTTCTATCTGACAgcctccttccgcacatgcagaataatgcactttcaatccactttcacaattgtttgcaagtggattttcttattctgcacagtaaagtccagctgcaaagtgcattgaaagtggattgaaagtgcattattctgcatgtgcggaaggggccaaacttaACCCAAGTGGCTTTTGAATGCAGCAAGTTCAGCACCCctgaggaaaacaggaaaagatCAGTAACGTTTATTTCCCCCCAGGGATAATGGAATAAGATGGTTCAGAAAAAAGGACAGTCTTGCTGAGCCCATTCAATTATAAGGTTACAATTGATAAGTTAGGATTGCAGACAGCAATTAACAGACATGTTTTCCCCAGAAACTAGACTAAGACACCACAGTCTCCTTGCAAAGGACTTCTTTCAGCCCACTCCTCTAGAGGCAAAATGCTGTCTCTACCCCTTTAGAACTTTTGCCTGTCCTTGCTCAAAAGGCAGACTTTGAGACTTTTAAAGTCTTCTGAGACAGGACCTCGCCAAACTACGACTTTGGAGAAACAGCCCTGTCTAACTAGAAACGGAGAGTCTCCACTTTCTCATACTTCCTCCTTCACATCTGGCTCCTGAAGTCCTTCCAGGGATATTGATTTGCTGCTGGCTGATTTGCTCACAAACTAAATATGACTAAAAGGGATTGGTATTTCTTTACCCACCAAGAAATGGCAAAACCTTTGCCCAACCGTCAGGCCTCCATATCCAAAGTCTAAAGAAATACCGTATAAACTCgggtataagccaaggcacctaattttactaccaaaacctggggaaacataTTGACTCGCCTATAAACTgaaggtgggaagctgggaggcagagggagctccttatttgggcagtgactccccctgatgtcattgcccaaataaggagcttcctctgcctcccggctaggtttgaggaagcccagccagccagggttccccttcaccctcccaggagggcagcaacaagtggcttgtgaagacgcagggaggtcgtcccgaccatgcccccagcctcggcagatgcctgaagagccggctggtaagcaggactcgtgtataagccgaggggggatttttctgacttaaaacagggctgaaaaactcggcttatacgcgagtatatatggtaagccCTAGATTTGTATAGAACTTGAAACACCCTTCATAATTAAAAAAGGCCACTTACCTTCTCATTGGTTGGGTTTTGAGATCTGTCAGATATACCTGACCATCCATATGGTGACCACGAGCCTCCCCAAAAGCTAAACAGATTTTGAGAATGTCAGTATATGTGAAATATAGTTTTAGAAAATTGGGGTGGAGAACTGCTAATGGTGTCTTCACTTACGCTGTCAGCAAGATGGCATTtgtcactttttattttttttaaaatcctagtgTACCTTGTATAGTGGATTGATATATTTACTGGTATATCTAGGGTTGGGCAAGCCAGGCCATGTACTGTGGCTGTTACTTGCCGGACAGTGCCCTGGGTACCCCTTTGCAAGGGAGGAAGCCACCATGCCTCCTCCTCAAGCTGTGCCCCACCAGCTTCTGCCTCCCACTGCTGCTTGGAGAGCTATTCTATCAGCTATAaagaagaactggtagacctgACCTTTGATGACCAGGTCTACCTATTGCTTTCATTTACAGGTAGATCGGCTCTCTGGAGAGCTAGTCTACCAAGATAGGGAAGACATGtca
Protein-coding regions in this window:
- the LOC125438311 gene encoding uncharacterized protein LOC125438311, which gives rise to MVRKNTIPNGWRNVSSVGQPIPGTRFIAFKVPLKGAINQRLSPNQKFTPKDLIAAVKAQNLEIGLIIDLTYTTRYYDIKDLPKTVDYKKLYTVGLEVPDDSTILHFKKCVRKFLWKNAENDTLIGVHCTNGINRTGYLICRYLIDVEGWDPETAIQAFGEARGHHMDGQVYLTDLKTQPMRSNLGMNVWDVDTEIPLPREMDEPTGRFPSEEFPRPERRLRVYEDCHPQDDLPGQIQLREFDFINKGPGQRRKPYHDLQFQEDLQPLMQIRERRFPESQFYDDYQEEMHQEDLDFAIRDSEQWQRSFHDHQFYDNLPEGTPRGDLVSMGPGKRQRHFPDSDMPTDMRLGRGCGQRRRPFYDQQSNDEFQPRMPFLHMGRGQRMRPFHDHPPHDDVQPPVGDFEFVNRGRGRRLRPFPDRQRDNEGRREMALEGFNDRESESRCRPFHDRQFYEDFSEPAQLKDFVDSRPEQGMRPFNDHSSCDEVSYEGCLERCQSLPPREHFPDTSLFCRDYVSDKEDYNRNYRDSCPKDFRRIRLSNGNNKRGKSRFIPYPPQPMPRLSSAHQKVRSVPADYGREAPQETSTENDQGKRLPVVTIDYNYGLPLEYASEEEDRPHYNLPSREHYI